A section of the Streptococcus oriscaviae genome encodes:
- a CDS encoding DegV family protein, translating into MTSIKIVTDSSTTIEPELVKELGITVVPLSVMVDGVVYSDSDLEEGQFLKLMRTSKNLPKTSQPPVGLFAETFANLAKDGSQIIAIHLSHALSGTVEAARQGANLSGADVTVIDSGFTDQAAKFQVVEAARLAQAGASKEDILAEIAYVQSKTELYIGVSTLENLVKGGRIGRVTGLLSSLLNIRVIMEMKDHQLNPIVKGRGNKTFKKWLEEFHLKLSDKSVLEVGISYAGSPEFAEEIKARLQDAVPTPISVLETGSIIQTHTGEDAWAVLVRYE; encoded by the coding sequence ATGACTTCTATTAAAATCGTAACCGACTCTAGCACAACGATAGAGCCAGAATTGGTCAAAGAACTGGGAATTACCGTCGTTCCACTTTCTGTCATGGTAGATGGTGTTGTTTATTCAGACAGTGATTTGGAGGAAGGACAGTTCCTCAAGCTGATGCGTACGAGCAAAAACCTGCCTAAAACCAGTCAGCCACCGGTGGGCTTGTTTGCAGAAACCTTTGCCAATCTCGCTAAAGATGGCAGCCAGATTATCGCGATTCACCTGTCACACGCTCTTTCCGGAACGGTTGAAGCCGCTCGTCAGGGAGCTAATCTATCAGGTGCAGATGTCACAGTAATTGACTCTGGTTTTACGGATCAGGCGGCTAAGTTTCAAGTGGTTGAAGCCGCTCGTTTGGCACAGGCAGGAGCTAGCAAGGAAGACATCTTGGCAGAAATTGCCTATGTTCAGTCTAAAACAGAGCTCTATATCGGTGTTTCAACACTGGAAAACTTGGTAAAAGGCGGTCGAATCGGCCGAGTGACGGGTCTTCTGAGCAGCTTGCTCAATATCCGAGTGATTATGGAAATGAAAGACCATCAGCTCAATCCGATTGTCAAGGGACGAGGCAATAAAACCTTCAAGAAATGGCTGGAAGAATTTCACCTTAAGTTATCTGATAAGAGCGTTTTAGAGGTGGGAATCTCTTATGCGGGCAGTCCAGAATTTGCGGAGGAAATCAAGGCTAGATTACAGGATGCTGTACCGACCCCTATCTCTGTTCTTGAAACAGGTTCCATTATCCAAACGCATACAGGAGAAGACGCCTGGGCGGTTCTAGTACGCTATGAATAG
- the recN gene encoding DNA repair protein RecN, whose protein sequence is MLLDISIKNVAIIEEVSLSFDKGMTVLTGETGAGKSIIIDAMNLMLGARATTDIIRHGSPKAEIEGLFSVENRSGLLRVLEEQGIEAGDELIIRREILQNGRSLSRVNGQLVNLSVLKEIGQYLVDIHGQHDQEELMKPQHHIRLLDNFGEATFWQLKSRYQETFEDYRTLRRQVLEKQKNEQEHKARIEMLEYQIAEIEAVDLQSGEDSQLQQERERLLNHKQIADTLTNAYAMLDNEEFSSLSNLRSAMNDLQSIEDYDGSYKELSGNLTEAYYVIEDIVKRLGDVIDGLDFDGNRLFQLESRLDILNTITRKYGGDVDDVLAYLAKITDEYNLLTGNNLTSEDLENQLKTLEKELVELAQQVSQARHDLASQLEAEIAQELQDLYMEKAKFQVRFTKGKFNREGNEQVEFYISTNPGEDYKPLVKVASGGELSRLMLAIKSAFARKEAKTSIVFDEVDTGVSGRVAQAIAQKIYKIGQFGQVLAISHLPQVIAAADHQFYIEKISDEASTVSKVRLLDENERIEEIAKMLAGDKVSEAARSQARELLNKG, encoded by the coding sequence ATGTTACTGGATATCTCCATAAAGAATGTTGCGATTATTGAGGAAGTATCGCTAAGTTTCGATAAAGGAATGACGGTTTTGACCGGTGAAACAGGAGCTGGTAAGTCCATTATTATCGATGCTATGAACCTCATGTTAGGGGCTCGGGCAACGACGGACATCATCCGGCACGGAAGCCCCAAAGCAGAGATTGAGGGACTTTTTTCCGTGGAGAATAGGAGCGGCTTGCTTCGTGTTTTGGAGGAACAGGGAATAGAGGCCGGGGACGAGCTAATTATCCGCCGTGAAATCTTACAAAACGGCCGCTCACTTAGTCGAGTCAATGGGCAGCTGGTGAATTTATCGGTTCTCAAAGAAATTGGACAATATCTGGTAGACATCCATGGTCAGCATGACCAAGAAGAATTGATGAAGCCTCAGCACCATATCCGACTGTTGGATAACTTTGGAGAGGCGACATTTTGGCAGCTTAAGTCACGCTATCAGGAAACCTTTGAAGATTACCGAACCTTGCGCAGACAGGTGCTTGAAAAGCAAAAGAACGAACAGGAACATAAGGCCCGTATCGAGATGCTAGAGTATCAGATTGCAGAAATCGAAGCGGTCGATCTGCAGTCTGGTGAGGACAGCCAGCTCCAGCAGGAAAGAGAACGATTGCTCAATCACAAACAGATTGCAGATACGCTGACCAATGCCTATGCTATGCTAGACAATGAGGAATTTTCAAGTCTATCTAACCTGCGTTCTGCCATGAATGACCTGCAATCAATTGAGGACTATGATGGTAGCTACAAGGAGCTGTCAGGCAATTTAACGGAAGCCTATTATGTCATTGAAGATATTGTCAAGCGACTGGGAGATGTCATTGACGGCTTGGATTTTGACGGGAATCGCCTCTTTCAGCTGGAAAGTCGGTTAGATATTCTCAACACCATCACACGCAAGTACGGCGGTGATGTGGACGATGTGCTGGCTTATCTGGCAAAGATTACAGATGAATACAATCTTTTGACGGGGAATAATCTTACTAGTGAAGACCTAGAAAATCAACTCAAGACCTTGGAAAAAGAACTGGTGGAGCTGGCCCAGCAGGTCAGTCAGGCACGACATGATTTAGCCAGCCAGCTTGAAGCGGAAATCGCTCAGGAATTGCAGGATCTTTACATGGAAAAGGCCAAGTTTCAAGTGCGTTTCACCAAAGGAAAGTTCAATCGCGAAGGCAATGAACAGGTTGAATTCTATATTTCGACCAACCCTGGAGAGGATTACAAACCTCTTGTTAAGGTTGCTTCAGGCGGTGAATTATCTCGCCTTATGCTGGCTATCAAGTCGGCCTTTGCCCGCAAGGAAGCCAAGACGTCAATCGTCTTTGACGAGGTAGATACCGGCGTGTCTGGCCGAGTGGCTCAGGCTATCGCCCAGAAAATTTATAAGATTGGCCAATTTGGTCAGGTATTGGCCATTTCCCATTTACCGCAGGTTATCGCAGCTGCAGACCACCAATTTTATATTGAAAAAATATCAGATGAGGCTTCGACAGTATCCAAAGTCCGACTTCTGGATGAGAACGAGCGGATTGAGGAGATTGCCAAGATGCTGGCCGGTGACAAGGTGTCAGAAGCCGCTAGGAGCCAAGCTAGGGAGTTGTTGAACAAGGGGTAG
- a CDS encoding arginine repressor, with protein sequence MNKKERLQVIKDLVVRYPIDTQEEIVERLKEMGVHATQATVSRDIKELGIIKVPSPEKGYIYGLPKSGLSKVQSRNVLSLASMDKMMNINLVPGSTAVVKRQILEQFEELIFSIIVDDDSILIIVKDEANLPRLEETIRVW encoded by the coding sequence ATGAATAAGAAAGAACGATTACAGGTCATTAAGGATTTGGTAGTCCGATACCCGATCGATACTCAGGAAGAAATTGTTGAACGCCTTAAGGAGATGGGCGTTCATGCGACCCAAGCGACCGTTTCACGAGATATTAAGGAACTAGGGATCATCAAGGTACCTTCTCCTGAAAAAGGGTATATATATGGGTTGCCTAAATCAGGCTTGAGCAAGGTGCAGAGCCGCAATGTTCTAAGTCTGGCTTCCATGGACAAGATGATGAATATCAATCTCGTTCCGGGCAGTACGGCAGTGGTTAAACGGCAGATTTTGGAGCAGTTTGAAGAATTGATTTTTAGCATCATTGTTGATGATGACAGCATACTGATTATTGTAAAAGATGAGGCTAACCTGCCTCGGTTGGAAGAAACGATAAGGGTTTGGTAA
- a CDS encoding TlyA family RNA methyltransferase, which translates to MAKERVDVLAFKQGLFETREQAKRGVMAGLVVSVLNGERFDKPGEKIDEATELKLKGEKLKYVSRGGLKLEKALQVFELSVDGQVCLDIGASTGGFTDVMLQAGAHLVYAVDVGTNQLVWKLRQDPRVVSMEQYNFRYAQEADFSQGQVTFASIDVSFISLSLILPALHGLLADSGQVVALIKPQFEAGRELVGKNGIVKDKAVHLKVLKEVAAMAQTVGFSVKALDFSPIQGGQGNIEFLAFLEKSALPVNQVADQIESLVEQAHEEFKKDE; encoded by the coding sequence ATGGCTAAAGAAAGAGTAGATGTACTAGCCTTTAAGCAGGGCTTGTTTGAAACCAGAGAACAGGCCAAGCGAGGGGTAATGGCAGGTCTAGTGGTTTCCGTCTTAAACGGAGAGCGCTTTGACAAGCCGGGCGAGAAGATTGATGAGGCAACAGAACTCAAACTCAAGGGTGAAAAATTAAAATACGTCAGCCGTGGCGGACTCAAGCTGGAAAAGGCTTTGCAGGTGTTTGAACTGTCAGTTGACGGGCAAGTGTGTCTGGATATTGGAGCTTCTACGGGTGGTTTCACAGATGTGATGCTACAAGCAGGGGCGCACCTAGTTTATGCAGTGGATGTTGGTACCAACCAACTGGTTTGGAAACTTCGTCAGGATCCACGAGTTGTCAGCATGGAGCAGTACAATTTTCGTTACGCTCAAGAAGCTGATTTTTCTCAAGGGCAGGTGACGTTTGCGTCCATAGATGTTAGTTTTATCTCTCTTAGTTTGATATTGCCAGCCCTACATGGACTTCTAGCGGACAGCGGTCAGGTCGTAGCCTTGATTAAGCCACAATTTGAAGCAGGTAGAGAATTAGTTGGTAAGAATGGGATTGTCAAGGACAAGGCAGTTCACCTCAAGGTTTTAAAGGAGGTGGCAGCGATGGCCCAGACGGTTGGTTTTTCTGTCAAGGCGCTGGACTTTTCACCGATTCAGGGTGGTCAAGGAAATATTGAATTTTTAGCTTTTCTGGAAAAAAGCGCTCTGCCGGTCAATCAAGTGGCAGACCAAATAGAGTCTCTGGTAGAGCAAGCACATGAGGAATTTAAAAAAGATGAATAA
- a CDS encoding polyprenyl synthetase family protein, with translation MIATERMAQLEATLAGFYQQAVANRLNEAVLYSLQAGGKRIRPMIFLQLIEDLGRQATEADYQVAACLELIHTGSLIHDDLPAMDDDDYRRGRLTNHKVFDEATAILAGDGLFLDPFGFLAQADLPAQTIVELVRELSQASGTFGMVAGQILDMAGEKQKLDVEQLRVIHANKTGKLLTFPFVAAGLVTDQSEAVIAHLREAGRLVGLAFQVRDDILDVTASFEELGKTPQKDLRADKSTYPALMGLEASRIFLEETLSQALEELEKVAELTAFSPEKIKKIIESLRLDG, from the coding sequence ATGATAGCAACAGAGCGAATGGCGCAACTGGAAGCGACGCTAGCTGGTTTTTACCAACAGGCTGTTGCGAATAGATTAAATGAAGCAGTTCTCTACTCTTTGCAGGCAGGGGGCAAACGCATTCGTCCAATGATATTTCTTCAGCTGATTGAGGACTTAGGCCGACAAGCGACGGAGGCGGATTATCAAGTAGCGGCTTGTCTGGAGTTGATTCATACGGGGAGCCTCATCCATGATGATCTGCCAGCTATGGATGATGATGACTACCGGCGCGGTCGTTTGACCAACCACAAGGTCTTTGATGAAGCAACGGCAATTCTGGCTGGAGATGGTTTGTTTTTAGATCCCTTCGGTTTTTTGGCCCAGGCGGATTTGCCAGCCCAAACGATAGTAGAACTAGTTCGTGAACTGTCTCAGGCTTCGGGTACCTTTGGTATGGTTGCTGGTCAGATTTTGGATATGGCAGGAGAGAAACAGAAACTGGATGTGGAGCAATTACGGGTCATCCATGCCAATAAAACAGGGAAACTCTTAACCTTTCCCTTTGTGGCGGCAGGCTTGGTTACAGACCAGTCAGAAGCTGTTATCGCCCACCTTCGGGAAGCAGGGCGTTTGGTCGGTTTAGCCTTTCAGGTGCGGGATGACATCTTGGATGTGACGGCTAGTTTTGAAGAATTAGGCAAGACACCGCAGAAGGATTTGCGAGCGGACAAGTCTACCTATCCAGCGCTCATGGGCTTAGAAGCTTCTCGAATTTTCCTTGAGGAAACGCTCAGTCAGGCCTTGGAAGAACTGGAAAAAGTAGCAGAACTGACTGCTTTTTCTCCGGAAAAGATCAAAAAAATCATAGAAAGTTTACGACTAGATGGCTAA
- a CDS encoding exodeoxyribonuclease VII small subunit, which translates to MSKKTKTFEENLAELEGIVMKLEQGDVALEEALTEFQKGMMLSKELQKTLNDAEKTLVKVMQADGSETEL; encoded by the coding sequence ATGTCCAAAAAAACGAAAACATTTGAAGAAAACCTAGCTGAGTTGGAAGGCATCGTAATGAAACTGGAGCAGGGTGATGTAGCCTTAGAAGAAGCGCTGACGGAGTTCCAGAAAGGGATGATGCTATCCAAAGAGCTGCAAAAGACCTTGAATGACGCAGAAAAGACTCTGGTCAAGGTCATGCAGGCTGATGGCAGTGAGACAGAACTATGA
- the xseA gene encoding exodeoxyribonuclease VII large subunit, producing the protein MVEYLSVSSLTKYLKLKFDRDPYLERVYLTGQISNFRKRPTHQYFSLKDDKSVIQATMWAGVYKKLGFELEEGMKINAVGRIQLYEPSGSYSIVIEKAEPDGIGALVIKFEQLKQALSKEGLFNPEWKQDLPRFVKKIGVVTSPSGAVIQDIITTVSRRFPGVEILLYPTKVQGEGAAEDVAANIRRANDREDLDVLIVGRGGGSIEDLWAFNEEVVVRAIFESKIPVISSVGHETDTTLADFVADRRAATPTAAAEMATPITKADIVGHLRQQENRAYQAIRNRLQYLRGQVDKVGQSVLFRQPERLYDGYLEKLDRLTSQLKTRLKEIYSEKKQRFALLDHGLQAANLGKRVERDRELLSQQERLLKSNMANIYDNKMAKADKLIEALVMLDTSRIVARGYAIVEQNGRVIDSVEKIETNKGMTVRMRDGQVDVEVKNVQKNENI; encoded by the coding sequence ATGGTTGAATATTTATCCGTTTCCAGTCTCACCAAGTACTTAAAATTAAAATTTGACCGCGATCCCTATTTGGAGCGAGTCTATCTGACAGGGCAGATATCCAATTTTCGGAAAAGGCCAACCCACCAATATTTTTCTCTTAAGGATGACAAGTCTGTTATCCAAGCTACCATGTGGGCAGGAGTATATAAGAAGCTAGGTTTTGAACTGGAAGAAGGGATGAAAATCAATGCGGTTGGACGAATCCAACTCTACGAACCGAGCGGCTCTTATTCCATTGTGATTGAAAAGGCAGAGCCGGATGGGATTGGGGCCTTGGTAATCAAGTTTGAACAGCTCAAACAGGCTCTTTCCAAGGAAGGACTTTTTAACCCTGAATGGAAGCAAGACCTGCCTCGCTTTGTCAAGAAAATTGGAGTGGTGACCAGCCCGAGTGGAGCTGTTATTCAGGATATTATCACAACCGTCAGCCGGCGTTTTCCGGGTGTGGAAATTCTTCTCTACCCAACCAAGGTTCAGGGAGAAGGAGCTGCCGAAGATGTGGCAGCTAATATCCGAAGGGCAAATGATCGAGAGGATTTAGACGTCCTTATTGTCGGTCGTGGTGGAGGTTCCATTGAGGATTTATGGGCCTTCAATGAAGAAGTGGTGGTTAGGGCCATCTTTGAATCCAAGATTCCCGTTATTTCAAGTGTGGGGCATGAAACAGATACAACCTTAGCAGACTTTGTGGCCGATAGAAGGGCTGCAACCCCGACAGCAGCGGCTGAAATGGCAACCCCCATTACCAAGGCTGATATTGTGGGGCATTTGCGTCAACAGGAAAATCGGGCCTACCAAGCCATTCGCAACCGCCTCCAGTACCTGCGAGGTCAGGTTGACAAGGTAGGCCAATCCGTATTGTTCCGACAACCAGAACGCTTATATGATGGCTATTTGGAAAAGCTGGATCGTTTGACCAGCCAACTCAAGACCCGTCTCAAGGAAATTTATAGCGAGAAGAAACAACGATTTGCCCTGCTAGACCATGGCCTGCAGGCTGCTAATCTGGGTAAACGCGTGGAGCGGGACCGAGAACTGCTCAGCCAGCAGGAGCGCCTGCTCAAAAGCAACATGGCCAATATCTACGACAACAAAATGGCCAAGGCAGATAAGTTAATTGAGGCCTTGGTTATGCTGGATACCAGTAGAATTGTGGCACGGGGCTATGCGATTGTAGAGCAGAATGGACGTGTGATTGACAGCGTAGAAAAGATTGAAACAAACAAAGGAATGACCGTTCGTATGCGAGATGGTCAGGTAGATGTGGAGGTAAAGAATGTCCAAAAAAACGAAAACATTTGA
- a CDS encoding isoprenylcysteine carboxyl methyltransferase family protein, whose protein sequence is MVALIVVGVFLLRLVFLKISLRNEKQILKDGGKEYGIQNTKLLTVIHILFYLSCLVESLWKQQQFDWISSIGLLLLVFSMSMLYWVTRILGDIWTVKLMLVKDHKFIDHWLFRFIKHPNYFLNILPELVGLALLCHATYSFCLLAPIYAFILYKRIAEENKLLKEVIIPNGIIGK, encoded by the coding sequence ATGGTTGCTTTAATAGTTGTAGGAGTTTTTTTATTGAGGTTAGTATTCCTCAAGATTTCGCTCAGAAATGAAAAGCAGATTCTAAAAGATGGAGGCAAGGAATATGGAATTCAGAATACAAAGCTATTGACAGTTATTCATATTTTGTTCTACCTTTCCTGCCTTGTAGAAAGCCTGTGGAAACAGCAGCAATTCGATTGGATTAGCAGCATCGGCTTGCTACTTCTCGTTTTTTCCATGAGTATGCTCTATTGGGTGACGCGTATTTTGGGAGATATTTGGACAGTCAAACTGATGTTGGTAAAGGATCATAAGTTTATTGACCATTGGCTTTTCCGATTTATCAAACATCCCAACTATTTTTTAAATATCTTGCCGGAATTGGTTGGGCTGGCTCTCTTATGCCATGCGACATACAGTTTTTGTTTGTTGGCGCCGATCTATGCTTTTATTCTCTACAAACGCATCGCTGAAGAGAATAAGTTGCTTAAAGAGGTGATCATCCCCAATGGGATAATTGGCAAATAG
- a CDS encoding nuclear transport factor 2 family protein, with the protein MNEREKIIQLWFDMWLTQQDLGIDDIFLEDVIYIESWGPKYENRQTVKLWFNEWNTRGKVLAWDIKQFLHKDDQTIVEWYFQNKMNEGKVEEFDGISLIVWTADNKIKTLKEFGCNCNNYNPYKEGETPLFRDEKVNWF; encoded by the coding sequence ATGAATGAAAGAGAGAAAATAATTCAATTATGGTTTGATATGTGGCTTACACAACAAGACTTAGGTATAGATGATATTTTTTTAGAGGATGTCATTTATATTGAGAGTTGGGGTCCTAAATATGAAAATCGTCAGACAGTGAAGCTCTGGTTTAACGAGTGGAATACAAGAGGAAAAGTTCTTGCATGGGATATAAAGCAGTTTTTGCATAAAGATGATCAAACGATTGTAGAATGGTACTTCCAAAATAAAATGAATGAGGGGAAAGTTGAAGAGTTTGATGGCATCTCTTTAATTGTTTGGACGGCCGATAATAAAATAAAAACCTTAAAAGAGTTTGGCTGTAATTGCAATAACTACAATCCTTATAAAGAGGGTGAAACTCCATTGTTCAGGGATGAAAAAGTAAATTGGTTTTGA
- a CDS encoding HAD hydrolase family protein — protein sequence MKFVFDLDGTLCFDRRTIDDEIMQVLLSAPRYGHDLVFATTRSYRDCLATLGPELSQKMVVGLNGGLVYENGQLIFERAIDEKAYQILVDWCKTYNLPFIVDESFDYSGQILEKMPFISRVDPLEKAQFLPLDAIKKPIKMVIYMGNHENLVEETLAQFAHEKSLEVFYDEGEKCIYLNPAETHKAKTLVEHVGNDVVVFGNDRNDIELFKESLYAVQVGDLSVLTEFADEQIKLVGDYQSAIAAKILEVFSLFRGK from the coding sequence ATGAAGTTTGTTTTTGATTTGGATGGGACTCTGTGCTTTGACCGCAGGACCATCGATGATGAAATCATGCAGGTCTTGCTCAGTGCCCCCAGGTATGGACATGACCTGGTCTTTGCGACCACCCGCTCCTATCGGGATTGTTTGGCGACCTTGGGGCCAGAACTCAGTCAGAAAATGGTGGTCGGCCTCAATGGCGGTCTGGTTTATGAAAATGGTCAACTGATTTTTGAGCGGGCGATTGATGAGAAGGCCTACCAGATCTTGGTGGACTGGTGCAAAACCTATAATTTACCCTTCATTGTCGATGAGAGTTTTGATTATTCTGGCCAAATTCTTGAAAAAATGCCCTTTATTTCCAGAGTGGATCCCTTGGAAAAGGCTCAATTTTTACCACTTGATGCCATTAAAAAACCTATCAAAATGGTCATTTACATGGGTAATCATGAGAACTTGGTTGAAGAAACCCTGGCCCAATTTGCTCATGAAAAGAGTCTGGAAGTTTTCTATGATGAAGGAGAAAAATGTATCTACCTCAATCCAGCAGAAACTCACAAGGCCAAGACCTTGGTGGAGCATGTGGGCAATGATGTGGTCGTCTTTGGCAATGACCGCAACGATATTGAACTCTTCAAGGAATCCCTTTATGCTGTCCAGGTGGGTGACCTTTCCGTCCTGACAGAATTTGCGGACGAGCAAATCAAGCTGGTCGGTGACTACCAGTCAGCCATTGCAGCCAAGATTTTGGAAGTCTTTTCCCTTTTTAGAGGAAAATAG
- a CDS encoding bifunctional methylenetetrahydrofolate dehydrogenase/methenyltetrahydrofolate cyclohydrolase, which produces MTIIDGKALAAKMQANLAEKTAQLKEEKGIVPGLVVILVGEDPASQVYVRNKERSALAAGFKSQVVRLAETTTEEELLAMIETYNQDADWHGILVQLPLPAHIDEEKVLFAISPEKDVDGFHPTNMGKLWSGHAVMVPSTPAGIMEMFKEYQVDLTGKNAVVIGRSNIVGKPMAQLLMDAHTTVTIAHSRTKNLAELARQADILVVAIGRGHFVTKEFVKEGAVVIDVGMNRDGNGKLIGDVKFDEVAPVASLITPVPGGVGPMTITMLMEQTYEAALRSAQ; this is translated from the coding sequence ATGACGATAATTGATGGTAAAGCTCTAGCAGCAAAAATGCAGGCGAACTTGGCTGAAAAGACCGCTCAGTTGAAGGAAGAAAAAGGAATCGTTCCTGGTTTGGTAGTGATTCTGGTGGGAGAAGATCCGGCTAGTCAGGTCTACGTCCGAAATAAGGAGCGGTCCGCTCTGGCCGCTGGCTTCAAGAGTCAGGTTGTCCGTTTAGCGGAAACCACAACGGAAGAAGAGCTCTTGGCTATGATTGAAACCTATAACCAAGATGCGGACTGGCACGGGATTTTGGTACAATTGCCACTGCCAGCCCATATCGATGAAGAAAAGGTTCTCTTTGCCATTTCACCGGAAAAGGATGTGGATGGCTTCCATCCAACCAACATGGGTAAACTCTGGTCTGGTCACGCGGTCATGGTGCCGTCCACGCCAGCAGGCATCATGGAAATGTTCAAAGAGTACCAGGTGGATTTGACTGGTAAAAATGCGGTGGTCATCGGGCGTTCCAACATTGTTGGTAAACCCATGGCACAACTGCTCATGGATGCCCATACAACAGTGACCATCGCCCATTCGCGGACGAAAAATCTGGCTGAACTGGCCCGCCAAGCGGATATCTTGGTGGTTGCTATCGGCCGAGGACATTTTGTCACCAAGGAATTTGTCAAAGAAGGTGCGGTTGTCATTGATGTCGGCATGAACCGGGATGGGAATGGCAAGTTGATTGGTGATGTGAAATTTGATGAAGTTGCCCCTGTGGCCAGCTTGATTACGCCCGTTCCAGGCGGTGTGGGACCAATGACCATTACCATGCTGATGGAACAGACCTATGAGGCGGCCCTTCGAAGCGCTCAGTAG
- a CDS encoding amino acid ABC transporter ATP-binding protein, translating into MSSSIISIKNLHKSFGKNEVLKGIDLEIAQGEVVVIIGPSGSGKSTLLRTMNLLEVPTEGTITFEGVDITDKANDIFQMREKMGMVFQQFNLFPNMTVLENITLSPIKTKGMSKEAAEQIAFELLDKVGLPDKATAFPQSLSGGQQQRIAIARGLAMDPDVLLFDEPTSALDPEMVGEVLSVMQDLAKSGMTMVIVTHEMGFAREVADRVIFMDDGLIVETGSPKEVFEETKEERTKDFLSKVL; encoded by the coding sequence ATGTCTAGTAGTATTATTTCGATTAAAAATTTGCATAAATCCTTCGGGAAAAATGAGGTGTTAAAGGGAATTGACCTTGAAATTGCCCAGGGAGAGGTAGTGGTGATTATCGGACCGTCTGGATCGGGTAAGTCTACTTTGCTCAGAACTATGAATCTATTGGAAGTGCCAACGGAGGGAACCATCACTTTTGAGGGGGTAGATATTACTGACAAGGCAAACGATATTTTCCAAATGCGGGAAAAAATGGGGATGGTCTTTCAACAGTTTAACCTTTTTCCGAATATGACTGTTCTAGAAAATATCACTCTTTCTCCCATTAAGACCAAGGGGATGTCCAAAGAAGCGGCCGAACAAATCGCCTTTGAATTGCTTGATAAGGTGGGCTTGCCTGATAAGGCGACAGCTTTTCCACAAAGTCTGTCAGGAGGTCAGCAGCAGCGGATTGCTATTGCGCGTGGTTTAGCAATGGATCCGGATGTTCTCCTGTTTGATGAACCAACTTCCGCACTGGATCCTGAGATGGTAGGAGAGGTTCTGAGTGTTATGCAGGACTTGGCCAAATCTGGGATGACCATGGTTATTGTGACCCATGAGATGGGATTTGCCCGAGAAGTGGCGGATCGTGTCATTTTCATGGATGACGGCCTCATCGTTGAAACGGGCAGCCCTAAAGAGGTTTTTGAGGAAACAAAGGAAGAGCGAACCAAAGATTTTTTGTCCAAAGTTCTATAA
- a CDS encoding amino acid ABC transporter permease gives MNFSFLPKYWDYFNYGALVTILVAVLVVVFGSILGVLLAFAQRSRFRPLAWLANIYVWIFRGTPMVVQIMIAFALMHIVAPTFQLGVLAVDLSRLIPGIIIISMNSGAYISETVRAGINAVPKGQLEAAYSLGIRPKQAMRYVIMPQAIKNILPALGNEFVTILKDSSLLSTIGVMELWNGATTVSTTTYLTLTPLLFAAFYYLMMTSILTLGIQAFEKSLNKGENSYV, from the coding sequence ATGAACTTTTCTTTTCTTCCAAAATACTGGGATTATTTTAATTACGGAGCGCTTGTGACTATTCTAGTTGCAGTGTTGGTGGTCGTTTTTGGCAGCATTCTTGGTGTGCTGTTGGCCTTTGCTCAACGAAGCCGCTTCCGTCCACTGGCTTGGCTGGCCAATATCTATGTGTGGATTTTCCGTGGCACTCCTATGGTGGTGCAAATTATGATAGCTTTTGCCCTCATGCACATTGTGGCACCAACTTTTCAGCTGGGTGTCCTAGCCGTGGATCTCTCACGTCTGATTCCGGGGATTATCATTATCTCCATGAATTCGGGTGCCTATATTTCAGAAACGGTGCGGGCTGGAATCAACGCAGTTCCTAAGGGACAGCTAGAAGCGGCCTATTCACTAGGGATTCGCCCCAAACAGGCCATGCGCTATGTCATTATGCCTCAAGCCATCAAAAACATTCTTCCAGCCTTAGGAAATGAGTTTGTAACCATTTTGAAGGATAGCTCCCTCCTGTCTACCATCGGGGTGATGGAATTATGGAATGGGGCAACGACGGTTTCTACGACCACCTACCTGACCTTAACGCCCCTCTTGTTTGCAGCTTTTTACTACCTGATGATGACGAGCATCTTGACTTTGGGCATTCAAGCTTTTGAAAAATCACTGAATAAAGGAGAGAACAGCTATGTCTAG